The following proteins are co-located in the Rhodococcus opacus B4 genome:
- a CDS encoding SDR family NAD(P)-dependent oxidoreductase has protein sequence MIETASATGTRLADRTAVITGGASGIGRASALRFASEGAEVVVWDLDPVGIDAVVTEIRQEGGRAHGVAVDISDASAVAAAAAETAAVAGEVTVLMNNAGVLDDYAPILDTDEALWDRIVGVNLKGMFLVTRAVLPAMIAAGGGSIVNTASVAAFIAGGGGTAYTSSKHGVVGFTRQMSFDYAHQNVRVNAIAPGAVETGMSKDILYNEDLPVVEALRSAPAGRHAQPEELANVALFLVSDEASFVHGAVYVADGGWTIR, from the coding sequence ATGATCGAAACGGCTAGCGCTACGGGAACTCGACTTGCCGATCGGACGGCAGTGATCACCGGCGGCGCGTCGGGTATCGGCCGCGCGAGCGCTCTACGGTTCGCCTCCGAGGGTGCCGAGGTCGTCGTGTGGGACCTCGATCCGGTCGGGATCGATGCCGTGGTCACCGAGATCCGCCAGGAGGGCGGACGGGCTCACGGGGTGGCGGTCGACATCTCCGACGCGTCGGCGGTGGCAGCGGCGGCCGCTGAGACTGCAGCTGTGGCGGGTGAGGTGACGGTGCTGATGAACAACGCGGGTGTTCTCGACGATTATGCCCCGATCCTCGACACCGACGAGGCGCTGTGGGACCGCATCGTCGGCGTCAACCTCAAGGGCATGTTCCTGGTGACCCGCGCGGTGTTGCCGGCGATGATCGCCGCCGGCGGCGGGTCGATCGTCAACACCGCCTCGGTCGCCGCATTCATCGCCGGTGGGGGCGGTACTGCATACACCAGTTCCAAGCACGGTGTCGTCGGGTTTACCCGGCAGATGTCCTTCGACTACGCGCACCAGAATGTGCGGGTGAACGCGATCGCGCCAGGTGCGGTGGAAACCGGGATGTCCAAGGACATCTTGTACAACGAGGATCTGCCGGTCGTCGAGGCGCTGCGTAGTGCACCGGCGGGCCGGCACGCGCAGCCCGAGGAGTTGGCGAACGTCGCGCTGTTCCTGGTCAGCGACGAAGCGAGCTTCGTGCACGGCGCGGTCTACGTCGCGGACGGCGGCTGGACCATCCGCTGA
- a CDS encoding MFS transporter — MTTSTLTGARVTYTRAPLYSWWVLLVSLLCFMCCFIGLNTVAVFGTVIQDDWGINATQLSLLTTASMLTFCVVPVFAGKWAARIGVKKIVVIGLLCNAVSALLIPVVGESYTGMLLLRLLLGCCGGVMNASLATHASLWFPKNRRGFATGLLMGFLGVGFSITSFAGPLLTDSGMSWEIASMWLTVVPSIACGTLFVLTVKDFRKTHPGVPSMDALVAEPVGLRRPHSTRFDALPKPGSLAEALRSSRVWWSSLYGAGTAITLYGLSYALPLFLEQDRGMTLLEASAIIGVTFMFKLVAAPIGGLMSDRLFRGERFQTNMIGAGLAGVMVVALPGIPASTLGIYLCMMFLAASLYGGTYWAWAAELSQPQANYQTSGLIVTVSNVGAVLAAPMLGMIIDATGSATYAMVTVGVLGLLSVECARRSRL, encoded by the coding sequence ATGACAACATCGACGCTCACCGGCGCGCGTGTGACCTACACGCGTGCGCCCCTCTACAGTTGGTGGGTCCTGCTGGTCAGCCTGCTGTGCTTCATGTGCTGCTTCATCGGCCTGAACACCGTCGCCGTGTTCGGCACGGTCATTCAGGACGACTGGGGAATCAACGCCACCCAACTGTCGTTGCTCACCACCGCATCGATGCTCACGTTCTGCGTGGTTCCGGTCTTCGCCGGCAAGTGGGCCGCCCGTATCGGGGTGAAGAAGATCGTCGTCATCGGCCTACTCTGCAACGCCGTTTCGGCGCTCTTGATCCCGGTGGTCGGTGAGTCCTACACCGGCATGCTCCTCCTGCGTCTGCTCCTGGGTTGCTGCGGCGGCGTGATGAATGCCTCGCTCGCCACCCATGCATCCTTGTGGTTCCCCAAGAACCGGCGCGGTTTCGCGACCGGCCTCCTGATGGGCTTCCTCGGCGTCGGCTTCTCGATCACCTCGTTCGCCGGACCGCTGCTGACCGACAGCGGCATGTCGTGGGAGATCGCCTCGATGTGGCTGACCGTGGTCCCGAGCATCGCCTGCGGTACGTTGTTCGTGCTCACTGTCAAGGACTTCCGCAAGACCCACCCCGGTGTGCCCTCGATGGACGCCCTCGTTGCCGAACCCGTCGGACTCCGGCGCCCGCACTCGACCCGATTCGACGCGCTCCCCAAACCGGGATCACTCGCCGAGGCGCTGCGCAGCTCCCGCGTCTGGTGGTCCTCGCTCTACGGTGCAGGCACGGCGATCACCCTCTACGGGCTTTCCTACGCCCTGCCTTTGTTCCTCGAACAAGACCGCGGCATGACGCTGCTCGAAGCCTCGGCGATCATCGGCGTCACCTTCATGTTCAAACTCGTCGCCGCCCCCATCGGGGGGCTGATGTCGGACAGGCTCTTCCGCGGCGAGCGATTCCAGACGAACATGATCGGTGCCGGTCTCGCCGGTGTCATGGTTGTCGCATTGCCTGGGATTCCCGCGAGCACTCTGGGGATCTACCTGTGCATGATGTTCCTGGCAGCATCGCTCTACGGTGGCACCTACTGGGCGTGGGCGGCGGAACTGTCTCAGCCGCAGGCGAATTACCAGACGAGTGGACTCATCGTGACCGTCAGCAATGTCGGCGCCGTGCTGGCCGCCCCGATGCTGGGGATGATCATCGACGCCACCGGCAGCGCGACCTACGCCATGGTCACCGTCGGAGTCCTCGGCCTGCTGAGCGTGGAGTGCGCCCGCCGCTCCCGGCTGTAG
- a CDS encoding aldehyde dehydrogenase family protein, translated as MSETSPSRHQLLIDGKWVDPVEGGTVDVFNPSTGEKLAEIAAGGPRDVELAVQAARRAFDDGPWRRMPAEARARILHRFADLIEANADEIALVDTQDCGKPYAFIRDIDLPNMADLLRYMAGWTTKLEGRTIPLSRQNPGDFFSYTRRQPVGVVAQIIPWNGAALAAIWKLAPALAAGCTVVLKPAELASLAPLRLAELAVEAGVPDGVVNVITGTGADAGAPLAGHPQVDKVAFTGSVETGKRIVVAAASNLSKLTLELGGKSPNVIYDDADLDIAVDGVLGAVLYAQGEACTAGSRLYVQRNVYDEVQTRIAAKVPQIKIGPSAERGVLVGPMISDQHRSKVKTFVEGALGDGAEIIAGGAQTREPGYYLEPTVLGGVDDGMTIAREEIFGPVVSLMPFDDEAEVLRRANDTTYGLAAGVWTSNVGRAHRFAEAVNAGAVWVNCYNVFDAALPFGGFKQSGWGKEMGGEALDGYLQSKAVTVSLV; from the coding sequence ATGTCCGAGACCAGCCCCAGCCGTCATCAACTGCTGATCGACGGTAAGTGGGTGGATCCGGTCGAAGGCGGCACTGTCGACGTCTTCAACCCGTCGACCGGAGAAAAGCTCGCCGAGATCGCCGCAGGCGGCCCGCGCGACGTCGAACTGGCGGTGCAGGCTGCCCGCCGCGCATTCGACGACGGCCCGTGGCGGCGGATGCCGGCCGAGGCCCGCGCCCGGATCCTGCACCGCTTCGCGGACCTCATCGAGGCCAACGCGGACGAGATCGCCCTCGTCGACACCCAGGACTGCGGAAAGCCCTACGCGTTCATCCGCGACATCGACCTGCCGAACATGGCCGACCTGCTGCGCTACATGGCCGGGTGGACCACCAAGCTCGAGGGACGCACCATCCCGCTGTCGCGGCAGAACCCCGGCGACTTCTTCTCCTACACCCGGCGGCAGCCGGTCGGCGTCGTCGCGCAGATCATCCCCTGGAACGGCGCCGCACTCGCCGCGATCTGGAAGCTCGCCCCGGCGCTCGCCGCCGGATGCACCGTGGTGCTCAAACCCGCCGAACTCGCCTCCCTGGCGCCGCTGCGCCTGGCGGAGTTGGCTGTCGAAGCCGGTGTGCCCGACGGAGTGGTCAACGTGATCACCGGAACGGGCGCGGACGCCGGTGCTCCGTTGGCCGGTCACCCGCAGGTCGACAAGGTTGCGTTCACCGGCTCGGTCGAGACCGGCAAGAGGATCGTCGTCGCGGCCGCATCGAACCTGAGCAAGCTGACCCTCGAACTCGGCGGCAAATCCCCCAATGTCATCTACGACGACGCCGATCTCGACATCGCCGTCGACGGAGTGCTCGGTGCCGTCCTCTACGCCCAGGGTGAGGCCTGCACGGCCGGGTCGCGGCTGTATGTGCAGCGCAACGTCTACGACGAGGTCCAGACCCGTATCGCCGCCAAGGTGCCGCAGATCAAGATCGGCCCCAGCGCCGAGCGCGGTGTGCTGGTCGGCCCGATGATCTCCGACCAGCACCGCTCCAAGGTCAAGACCTTCGTCGAGGGCGCGCTCGGTGACGGAGCCGAAATTATTGCCGGTGGTGCCCAGACCCGTGAGCCTGGCTACTACCTCGAACCGACCGTGCTCGGTGGGGTCGATGACGGCATGACCATCGCCCGGGAGGAGATCTTCGGCCCGGTGGTGTCGCTGATGCCGTTCGACGACGAAGCGGAGGTGTTGCGCCGCGCGAACGACACCACCTACGGTCTGGCGGCCGGAGTGTGGACGAGCAACGTCGGTCGCGCCCACCGCTTCGCCGAGGCGGTCAACGCCGGTGCGGTCTGGGTCAACTGCTACAACGTATTCGACGCCGCGCTGCCGTTCGGCGGCTTCAAGCAGTCCGGTTGGGGTAAGGAGATGGGCGGCGAAGCCCTCGACGGCTACCTGCAGAGCAAGGCGGTCACCGTCTCGCTCGTCTGA
- a CDS encoding NADH:flavin oxidoreductase/NADH oxidase translates to MSQPTIHRTRLFSPLTLRGVTFRNRLWVAPMCQFSADDGIPDDWHLVHLGSFAKGKAGLVLTEATGVSPEGRISSKCTGLWNDTQLDAFARINRFVTEHGSVPGIQLAHAGRKASAQVPWEGDGTVPISEGGWETVGPSATAWGDQAVPREMTVADIAKVVADFADAAARALAAGFRVVEIHAAHGYLLHQFLSPITNRRTDGYGGDPDRRARLLREIIAAVRAVWPEELPLLLRISATDWAEDGWDVDDSVALIRSLEGSGIDLVDVSSGGLTPEQKIAVGPGYQVPFARRIRNETSLPVAAVGLITDSSQAEQVLVDGAADAVFVGRNLLREPMWPLKAAKELGVEDTLDWPTPYRSARYRGNIP, encoded by the coding sequence TTGTCTCAACCCACCATTCATCGCACGCGGCTGTTCTCGCCGCTGACCCTGCGCGGTGTGACTTTCCGTAACCGCCTCTGGGTGGCGCCGATGTGCCAGTTCTCGGCCGACGACGGCATACCCGACGACTGGCATCTGGTGCACCTCGGCTCGTTCGCCAAGGGGAAGGCCGGCCTGGTGCTCACCGAGGCGACCGGGGTCAGCCCGGAGGGGCGGATCAGCTCCAAGTGCACCGGGCTGTGGAACGACACGCAGCTCGACGCGTTCGCCCGCATCAACCGGTTCGTCACCGAGCACGGATCGGTCCCCGGAATTCAACTCGCGCACGCCGGCCGCAAGGCGTCCGCGCAGGTTCCCTGGGAGGGCGACGGCACCGTCCCGATCAGCGAGGGCGGCTGGGAGACGGTCGGTCCGTCGGCGACGGCCTGGGGGGATCAGGCCGTGCCGCGCGAGATGACCGTCGCCGACATCGCGAAGGTGGTCGCCGACTTCGCCGACGCCGCCGCCCGTGCCCTGGCCGCAGGATTCCGGGTCGTCGAGATCCATGCCGCACACGGCTACCTGCTCCACCAGTTCCTGTCGCCGATCACCAACCGGCGCACCGACGGCTACGGCGGAGACCCCGACCGCCGCGCCCGGCTGCTGCGGGAGATCATTGCCGCGGTCCGTGCGGTCTGGCCGGAGGAGCTGCCGCTGTTGCTGCGGATCTCCGCCACCGACTGGGCCGAGGACGGCTGGGACGTCGACGACAGCGTCGCACTGATCCGCTCGCTCGAGGGCTCCGGGATCGACCTCGTCGACGTCTCCAGCGGCGGCCTGACCCCGGAGCAGAAGATCGCCGTCGGACCGGGATACCAGGTGCCGTTCGCTCGCCGGATCCGCAACGAAACATCCCTGCCGGTCGCGGCCGTCGGGCTGATCACCGACTCCTCTCAGGCCGAGCAAGTCCTCGTCGACGGAGCCGCCGATGCTGTTTTCGTCGGACGGAACCTGCTGCGCGAGCCGATGTGGCCGCTCAAGGCGGCAAAGGAACTCGGAGTCGAGGACACGCTCGACTGGCCGACCCCGTACCGGTCGGCCCGCTACCGCGGCAACATCCCCTGA
- a CDS encoding cupin domain-containing protein, with protein sequence MPAITPFADELNALPPLASRYVDVDALPWRPSGYEGIDIKVLLKDEESGLLTALFRWQPGSVLPLHEHVRIEQTWVLEGSIVDEEGETTVGNFSWRPQGNQHRASAPNGALVLCFFLTPNKFLEGPNAGATLE encoded by the coding sequence ATGCCCGCGATCACCCCCTTCGCCGATGAACTCAACGCACTTCCGCCGCTGGCCTCGCGCTACGTCGACGTCGACGCCCTGCCCTGGCGCCCCTCCGGGTACGAGGGCATCGATATCAAGGTGCTGCTCAAGGATGAGGAGAGCGGTCTGCTCACCGCCCTGTTCCGCTGGCAGCCCGGATCGGTCCTGCCGCTGCACGAGCACGTCCGGATCGAGCAGACCTGGGTGCTCGAAGGCAGCATCGTCGACGAGGAAGGCGAGACCACCGTCGGGAACTTCTCGTGGCGACCGCAGGGCAACCAGCACCGCGCCTCGGCGCCGAACGGGGCCCTGGTGCTGTGTTTCTTCCTGACACCCAACAAGTTCCTCGAGGGGCCGAACGCCGGCGCCACGCTGGAATAG
- a CDS encoding acyl-CoA dehydrogenase family protein → MIGSGTLPDTTEQADLREMVREIIERFAPPQRVSELDDANAFDLELYRALGEAGLIGLDAQADGTTGADPRHQIIVLEELAAGPTSMAVCLVVQYMGVGLLTEYGSDQQRSSVLAPLLDGSERVAFALTEPDGGTDVARVMRTRAKQSDGGRWVLNGAKTWISGPQHARNLIVLARTSTPESSPIDGITMFVVPTDAPGITVRELDTFAIHSLDTCEVTFDNVEIDASAVLGHVDQGFRQVLGTLNGERLNAAAAALGIARGALEAAVDYGRQRQVFGRPVGSFQAGQHRLVDGAIAIESARALMLQAAEATATGQRADILSAMAKVAASDAAVAVTDAGMRLMGGSGFSKEYPMERLFRDARLYTFAPLTNEMLRNHIGEKYLGLPRSF, encoded by the coding sequence ATGATCGGAAGCGGCACCTTGCCGGACACCACGGAGCAAGCGGATCTGCGCGAGATGGTGCGCGAGATCATCGAACGATTTGCACCCCCGCAGCGGGTCAGCGAACTCGACGACGCCAACGCGTTCGACCTCGAGCTGTACCGGGCGCTCGGGGAAGCCGGGCTGATCGGACTCGACGCCCAGGCCGACGGCACGACCGGCGCCGACCCCCGACATCAGATCATCGTCCTCGAAGAGCTCGCCGCCGGCCCGACTTCGATGGCGGTGTGCCTGGTCGTGCAGTATATGGGCGTCGGACTGCTCACCGAGTACGGCAGCGACCAGCAGCGCAGCAGCGTCCTGGCCCCGCTCCTCGACGGCAGCGAGCGGGTGGCCTTCGCACTGACCGAACCCGACGGCGGCACCGACGTCGCCCGCGTCATGCGTACCCGGGCGAAGCAGTCCGACGGCGGCCGGTGGGTACTCAACGGCGCCAAAACCTGGATCTCGGGTCCGCAGCACGCGAGGAATCTCATCGTCCTGGCTCGGACCTCGACGCCCGAGTCCTCTCCGATCGACGGCATCACCATGTTCGTGGTCCCGACCGACGCTCCCGGCATCACCGTGCGGGAACTCGATACCTTCGCCATCCACAGCCTGGACACCTGCGAGGTCACCTTCGACAACGTCGAAATCGATGCTTCCGCCGTACTCGGGCACGTCGACCAGGGGTTCCGGCAGGTGCTGGGCACCCTCAACGGGGAACGGCTCAACGCCGCCGCCGCCGCACTGGGGATCGCGCGGGGTGCGTTGGAAGCGGCCGTCGACTACGGCCGCCAGCGTCAGGTGTTCGGGCGTCCGGTCGGCAGCTTCCAGGCCGGCCAGCACCGGCTCGTCGACGGCGCCATCGCGATCGAGTCGGCCCGGGCCCTGATGCTGCAGGCCGCCGAGGCCACCGCCACCGGGCAACGCGCCGACATTCTCAGCGCCATGGCCAAGGTCGCCGCCTCCGATGCGGCGGTCGCCGTCACCGACGCCGGCATGCGTCTGATGGGCGGATCCGGGTTCAGCAAGGAGTACCCGATGGAACGGTTGTTCCGCGACGCCCGCCTCTACACCTTCGCCCCACTGACCAACGAGATGCTCCGCAACCACATCGGTGAGAAGTATCTGGGATTGCCGCGGTCGTTCTGA
- a CDS encoding DUF485 domain-containing protein, which produces MPPTETAVDWSRLWSDPAMLRLRRDRRSFFTVAWSVFAVAFCALVGFAAFAPEIIATRPVPGLSVGLILSLAYVATVMSLGAWYVRRARHWDILAAAVLSVPAAAPEREVAGNV; this is translated from the coding sequence ATGCCTCCCACCGAGACCGCTGTCGACTGGAGTCGGCTCTGGTCGGATCCGGCGATGCTCCGCCTGCGACGTGACCGCCGCAGCTTCTTCACCGTTGCCTGGAGCGTTTTCGCGGTGGCGTTCTGCGCGCTCGTCGGCTTCGCCGCCTTCGCCCCGGAGATCATCGCGACACGTCCCGTCCCGGGTCTGAGCGTCGGGCTGATCCTGTCCCTGGCCTACGTCGCGACGGTGATGAGCCTCGGCGCCTGGTACGTGCGGCGCGCACGCCACTGGGACATCCTGGCCGCGGCCGTGCTGAGCGTGCCCGCCGCCGCTCCCGAGCGAGAGGTCGCGGGCAATGTCTGA
- a CDS encoding solute symporter family protein encodes MSDGFNTTAVVVTILLLATTFVATYFASRRTKTSAEFWTAGGGMTGRKNGTAIAGDFLSSASLLGYAGLAYLYGMDGIVYAIFACGIFLMVMFLIAEKLRNLGRFTFADALATRLRSGPVRIVSAISTLFICVFYLLAQMVAGGVLMEALAGIDFSWGVVIAAVLMLTYVLFGGMLATTWLQIIKAVALMSVVALLVILVLIRIDPNPLNIIEQAVSQSKFGDHYLATGNSFKGPWNIISMAVAVTLSAVGLPHVLMRFFTVPDAIEARKSAIWAISLIGGFNVLIAFLGISARAALGAGGEEIAGKGGNLALPALTVWLGGGDGFASDLLLALVVAVSIATLLAVSAGLVLSASSTIAHDLWAKTFHRPETEEMTVGRIAAVALVIVTVGVTLAIGGTQNVTFLATLATSTAASANFPVLIMTLLWRRMRTLGAVVGALSGLLTALALILTGPLVWPSLAPLLSDSLSTTAPFPLAFPILLSVPAGFLGCIVGSYLSREPADDAAFDELQVRALTGAGLDKTKTLAH; translated from the coding sequence ATGTCTGACGGATTCAACACCACCGCCGTCGTCGTCACGATCCTGCTGCTGGCCACGACCTTCGTGGCGACCTACTTCGCCTCGCGCCGCACGAAGACGTCGGCGGAGTTCTGGACGGCCGGCGGCGGTATGACCGGACGCAAGAACGGCACCGCCATCGCCGGCGACTTCCTGTCCTCGGCCTCGCTGCTGGGTTATGCCGGGCTGGCCTACCTCTACGGCATGGACGGCATCGTCTACGCGATCTTCGCGTGCGGGATCTTCCTGATGGTGATGTTCCTGATCGCCGAAAAGCTGCGTAATCTGGGGCGTTTCACGTTCGCCGACGCGCTCGCCACCCGATTGCGGTCCGGTCCGGTCCGCATCGTCTCGGCGATCTCGACGCTGTTCATCTGCGTCTTCTATCTGCTCGCCCAGATGGTTGCCGGCGGCGTGCTGATGGAGGCACTCGCCGGGATCGACTTTTCCTGGGGCGTGGTGATCGCCGCGGTCCTGATGCTGACCTATGTGCTCTTCGGCGGAATGCTCGCCACGACGTGGCTGCAGATCATCAAGGCCGTGGCCCTGATGAGCGTCGTCGCGCTGCTGGTGATCCTGGTTCTCATCCGGATCGATCCCAACCCGCTCAACATCATCGAGCAGGCGGTCTCGCAGAGTAAATTCGGCGATCACTACCTGGCCACCGGCAACTCCTTCAAGGGGCCCTGGAACATCATCTCCATGGCAGTGGCCGTGACGTTGTCCGCGGTCGGCCTGCCCCACGTGCTGATGCGGTTCTTCACCGTCCCCGACGCCATCGAGGCACGCAAGTCCGCGATCTGGGCGATCAGTCTGATCGGCGGATTCAACGTCCTCATCGCGTTCCTCGGCATCTCGGCACGCGCCGCCCTCGGCGCCGGCGGGGAGGAAATCGCCGGCAAGGGCGGCAATCTCGCCCTACCCGCCTTGACCGTCTGGCTCGGCGGTGGAGACGGCTTCGCGTCCGACCTGCTGCTGGCGCTGGTGGTCGCGGTCTCGATCGCCACGCTGCTGGCGGTGTCGGCCGGCCTGGTGCTCAGCGCGTCGAGCACGATCGCCCACGACCTGTGGGCCAAGACGTTCCATCGTCCCGAAACCGAGGAGATGACGGTCGGCCGGATCGCGGCGGTGGCGTTGGTGATCGTCACCGTCGGTGTCACCCTGGCCATCGGCGGCACCCAGAACGTGACCTTCCTGGCCACGCTGGCGACCTCCACCGCGGCCAGCGCGAACTTCCCCGTCCTGATCATGACGTTGCTCTGGCGGCGGATGCGTACCCTCGGGGCCGTAGTCGGGGCGCTGTCGGGTCTGCTGACGGCGTTGGCGCTGATTCTGACAGGTCCGCTGGTGTGGCCGAGTCTGGCTCCGCTGCTGTCGGATTCATTGTCGACCACAGCGCCCTTCCCGCTGGCCTTCCCAATTCTGCTGTCGGTGCCCGCCGGATTCCTCGGGTGCATCGTGGGCAGCTACCTCAGTCGCGAGCCCGCAGACGACGCCGCCTTCGACGAACTTCAAGTGCGAGCCCTGACCGGGGCTGGTCTGGACAAGACGAAGACCCTCGCGCACTGA
- a CDS encoding EthD family reductase: protein MSVKIVALITSKSELSRDEFLRYWNVEHPEYVWKLPELERYVQNPAIEHRTEWAYDGMAELWFPSVAAVAQAFASPEADAVREHEEEFIGDITWFLASESEIVPV, encoded by the coding sequence ATGTCCGTCAAGATCGTTGCGCTGATCACGTCGAAGTCCGAGCTCTCTCGCGATGAGTTCCTTCGGTACTGGAACGTCGAGCACCCCGAGTACGTATGGAAGCTCCCGGAGCTCGAGCGCTACGTGCAGAATCCGGCGATCGAGCATCGCACGGAATGGGCGTACGACGGGATGGCGGAGCTGTGGTTCCCGTCCGTCGCCGCGGTGGCCCAGGCGTTCGCCTCGCCGGAGGCGGACGCCGTCCGCGAGCACGAGGAAGAGTTCATCGGGGACATCACCTGGTTTCTCGCCTCCGAGTCGGAGATCGTGCCGGTCTGA
- a CDS encoding acyl-CoA thioesterase produces the protein MIASAEQLESLVDALRVTPAGVNRFDGPTSVRKLPRLFGGQVLAQAVMAAGATVPADRYPHSLHTLFLRGGDPGAPVAYQVAILRDGRSFSARAVTATQGDDVLATLQLSFATEQDGPEHEWSPPLTETPPDELLPLHEQLAGESAVLPEWWSRPHPFDFRFLEHPEALAAAGTRNPEQRFWVRAATRVPDEPLLHTALMAYVSDLTLLDPALMPHGRSWYGNRVIAGASIDHAMWFHRRFSMNDWMLCRQVSPIATGGRCLCTCDFTTEAGARIASASQEGILREP, from the coding sequence GTGATTGCCTCTGCCGAACAACTCGAGTCCCTGGTCGACGCTCTGCGAGTGACCCCCGCGGGGGTGAACCGGTTCGATGGACCGACCTCGGTGCGCAAACTTCCCCGGCTCTTCGGCGGACAGGTTCTCGCCCAGGCCGTGATGGCGGCCGGTGCGACCGTGCCCGCCGACCGGTATCCGCATTCGCTGCATACTCTGTTCCTGCGGGGTGGGGACCCTGGTGCGCCCGTCGCCTATCAGGTGGCGATCCTGCGAGACGGCCGCTCCTTCAGCGCTCGCGCCGTCACCGCCACCCAGGGCGATGATGTGCTGGCGACACTGCAGCTCTCGTTCGCGACCGAGCAGGACGGCCCCGAGCACGAATGGTCCCCGCCGCTGACCGAGACGCCGCCGGACGAACTGTTGCCGCTGCACGAGCAACTTGCCGGCGAGAGTGCGGTGCTGCCGGAGTGGTGGTCGAGGCCCCACCCCTTCGATTTCCGCTTTCTCGAACATCCCGAGGCGCTGGCTGCGGCCGGCACCCGGAATCCCGAGCAGAGGTTCTGGGTGCGCGCGGCCACCCGGGTCCCGGACGAGCCGTTGCTGCACACTGCCCTGATGGCGTATGTCAGCGACCTGACCCTGCTCGATCCGGCGCTGATGCCGCACGGGCGCTCCTGGTACGGCAACCGGGTGATCGCCGGTGCCAGCATCGACCACGCGATGTGGTTTCACCGCCGGTTCTCGATGAACGACTGGATGCTGTGTCGGCAGGTCAGCCCGATCGCCACCGGTGGCCGGTGCCTGTGCACCTGCGACTTCACCACCGAGGCGGGTGCGCGCATCGCGTCGGCCTCCCAGGAAGGCATCCTGCGCGAACCCTGA